In one Procambarus clarkii isolate CNS0578487 chromosome 29, FALCON_Pclarkii_2.0, whole genome shotgun sequence genomic region, the following are encoded:
- the LOC138369719 gene encoding uncharacterized protein, which translates to MSQDEDDFYQHEGVHLSFQQVGEEEEFSQEQSSCFSREDEVDHPCTSEGSDKQEREEQEQITIRQLRSGSMFWIPIQVENVRVRAIVDTAAEVPIISQEVHQQLIPPPPVIRRITLNTAGKCMCIPGTLIGPVTLLIAGGKFEVNIYVAPIKDNMLLGLDFMKRQGISLALAQSQMILLGQIIAMQLGREDTPDPNSNPCIAKVAVSQHTVIPPRSVANVLCELDNNMPQYLVEPLDEERIPIMRALHQNGKTLQICVLNVIERNFTLKRQMHVANAEAVWEVLPKSGPAVAVRSIGKASQETHGKLPTHMLSLLQDIEETLTVEQVCRLSRLLLTYKDVFAASEFDLGSFKEVSYHINTDNARPVKQKIRRTPACFAQEEKGHFQRMLDAGIIQPSMSEWASAPVLVRKRDSSVQLCVDYRELNSRTVKDVYPLPLVDECLDTLAGNE; encoded by the coding sequence ATGTCGCAAGATGAAGACGACTTTTATCAACATGAGGGAGTACATTTAAGTTTCCAGCAAGTAGGTGAAGAGGAAGAATTCTCTCAAGAGCAGAGTAGTTGTTTCTCTAGGGAGGATGAGGTAGACCATCCCTGCACATCCGAGGGCAGTGATAAGCAGGAAAGGGAGGAACAAGAACAAATAACCATTAGGCAATTACGGTCCGGTTCCATGTTCTGGATCCCGATTCAAGTAGAGAACGTAAGGGTGAGAGCAATAGTTGACACAGCGGCAGAGGTTCCAATTATTTCTCAAGAGGTTCATCAACAGTTGATACCCCCACCACCGGTAATAAGGCGGATCACTCTCAATACAGCAGGGAAATGTATGTGTATTCCAGGGACACTGATAGGGCCGGTTACATTACTAATTGCTGGAGGGAAATTTGAAGTAAACATATATGTAGCACCAATTAAAGATAACATGCTATTAGGGCTTGATTTTATGAAACGTCAGGGCATCAGCCTGGCCTTGGCTCAATCTCAGATGATACTACTGGGACAAATTATTGCTATGCAATTGGGAAGGGAAGATACACCAGACCCAAACTCCAACCCTTGCATAGCTAAAGTGGCAGTGTCTCAACACACGGTCATTCCACCTCGGTCGGTGGCAAACGTCCTATGTGAACTAGACAATAATATGCCACAATACCTAGTGGAACCCTTGGATGAAGAGAGGATACCAATAATGCGCGCATTGCACCAGAATGGAAAAACCCTACAAATATGTGTACTTAATGTCATAGAACGGAACTTCACATTGAAGAGACAGATGCATGTGGCTAATGCAGAAGCAGTATGGGAAGTTTTACCCAAGTCTGGGCCCGCAGTGGCTGTAAGGTCGATAGGGAAAGCATCACAGGAAACCCACGGCAAGCTACCCACCCATATGTTAAGCCTGTTACAGGACATAGAAGAGACCCTGACAGTAGAACAGGTATGCCGACTATCTCGTTTATTACTGACATATAAAGATGTATTTGCGGCAAGTGAATTTGACTTGGGTTCTTTTAAGGAAGTGTCATACCACATCAACACAGACAATGCCAGACCGGTGAAACAGAAAATACGACGAACACCAGCATGTTTTGCACAGGAAGAAAAAGGACACTTTCAGCGAATGCTTGATGCAGGTATCATCCAACCATCAATGTCTGAGTGGGCATCGGCACCAGTATTAGTGAGGAAAAGAGATAGCTCGGTTCAATTGTGCGTGGACTACCGGGAACTGAATTCCCGTACCGTAAAGGATGTATACCCGCTTCCACTAGTGGATGAATGTTTGGACACATTAGCGGGGAACGAATGA